From Eleftheria terrae, the proteins below share one genomic window:
- a CDS encoding 3'-5' exonuclease: MTWPVLVFDIESIPDIPGLRALRKAEPELDDEAFFAQVLAERAAAGQSDFMPHYLQRVLVISCVFRNADGLRIHSFVDREPEGVSQEGKIIQTFFNTIEKHMPQLVSWNGGGFDLPVLHYRGLRHGVTAHKYWDLGEDDREFKWNNYISRYHMRHLDLMDLLALYQPRANAPLDAMAKLCGFPGKLGMDGSAVYPAYRAGQLEDIRRYCETDVMNTYLMYCRFQQMRGGLTEGEYEREIEHVKNCLGEIDEPHWREYLEAWGR, translated from the coding sequence ATGACCTGGCCGGTACTCGTCTTCGACATCGAATCCATCCCCGACATTCCTGGTCTGCGCGCCTTGCGCAAGGCCGAGCCCGAGCTTGACGACGAGGCGTTCTTCGCCCAGGTGCTGGCCGAGCGTGCCGCCGCCGGCCAGAGCGACTTCATGCCGCACTACCTGCAGCGGGTGCTGGTGATCAGCTGCGTCTTCCGCAACGCCGACGGGCTGCGCATCCATTCCTTCGTCGATCGCGAGCCCGAGGGTGTGAGCCAGGAAGGCAAGATCATCCAGACCTTCTTCAACACCATCGAGAAGCACATGCCGCAGCTGGTCAGCTGGAACGGCGGCGGCTTCGACCTGCCGGTGCTGCACTACCGCGGCCTGCGGCACGGCGTCACCGCCCACAAGTACTGGGACCTGGGCGAGGACGATCGCGAGTTCAAGTGGAACAACTACATCTCGCGCTACCACATGCGCCACCTCGACCTGATGGACCTGCTGGCCCTGTACCAGCCGCGCGCCAATGCACCGCTGGACGCCATGGCCAAGCTTTGCGGCTTTCCGGGCAAGCTGGGCATGGACGGCTCGGCGGTCTACCCGGCCTACCGGGCGGGGCAGCTGGAGGACATCCGTCGCTACTGCGAGACCGACGTGATGAACACCTACCTCATGTACTGCCGCTTCCAGCAGATGCGCGGCGGTCTCACCGAGGGCGAATACGAGCGTGAAATCGAACACGTCAAGAACTGCCTCGGCGAGATCGACGAGCCGCACTGGCGGGAGTACCTGGAGGCCTGGGGCCGATAA